A portion of the Streptomyces sp. NBC_01335 genome contains these proteins:
- a CDS encoding CBM35 domain-containing protein: MSPAPRRRPSAVRLVVPLLLSMLGALLLGATTATPAGAATTALEAESAQLSGGAAVSTEHSGYTGTGFVGGFTDAHKGAASVAFSVQSSAAGAGSVSLRYANGTGAAMTLSLYVNGSKVRQVSLAATANWDTWSTREEQVTYAQGANTVALTFTTADSGNVNLDSLTATTGTGTGTGTGNGSSGLEAESAQLSGGAAVSTEHSGYTGTGFVGGFTDANKGAASLTFSVPSTLAGNGSVSLRYANGTGAAMTLSLYVNGSKVRQVSLAATANWDTWSTHDEQVTYAKGTNTVAFTFTTADSGNVNLDSLTAATPTETGPVTLTHQAETAFVSGGATTAATTSGYEGTGYLTGFTTAGARAVLAVNAPSAATYPLVLRYRTPNATAATVTLLANGTKVRVLTLPATNGAWATASTDVPLRASLNHVTLRTASGDNGNLQLDGVTVTGSTPNAVRGATLPYTAYEAEAGTTNASTTGPDRTYLTVASEASGRRAVVLDQTGEYVQFTLTQPADALTLRYSVPDNAAGTGTSATLSVYANGTQVRDLGLSSTYSWVYGAYPYTNTPSQGSAHHFFDETRTLTGHLAAGTVLKFQKDAGDTAASYTLDLVETEAVPAALTMPSTGFVSATTLGVTPDDSTDDTAALNTALTAATSQGKGLWLPTGTYDISGHVDLTGADLRGAGQWYTVLRGKNGKGGLFGRGGTSNVQDLTIAGDVRYRDDANFDAAVEGDFGNGSSLTNLWIEHTKVGLWIDAPTTGLYASGLRIRDTFADGVNLHKGTAGSEVSHSSVRNTGDDGLAMFSEAQAVSNSAFRFDTVQLPLLANAVGIYGGNANRVEDNLLADTVTGSSGIAISSRFAPVPFSGTTVVLRNTLTRTGGYEPNWASKLGALWIYADSSDITAPILLQDNTVLDSTYSGLLVSWQKNVQSLTVTNLAITTAGSYGIEINSAGSGTFSGTTVTGAAAGGLSLAGGFTVNRGSGNTGW; encoded by the coding sequence GTGTCTCCTGCACCACGCCGGCGCCCCAGCGCCGTACGTCTCGTCGTCCCCCTGCTCCTGTCCATGCTCGGTGCCCTGCTGCTCGGCGCCACGACCGCGACCCCCGCCGGGGCCGCCACCACCGCGCTGGAGGCCGAGTCGGCCCAGCTCTCCGGCGGTGCGGCGGTCTCCACCGAGCACTCCGGTTACACCGGAACCGGGTTCGTCGGCGGTTTCACCGACGCCCACAAGGGCGCCGCCTCCGTCGCCTTCTCCGTCCAGTCCTCCGCCGCCGGAGCCGGCTCGGTCTCGCTGCGGTACGCCAACGGGACCGGCGCCGCGATGACGCTGAGCCTGTACGTGAACGGGTCGAAGGTCCGGCAGGTGAGCCTGGCCGCCACCGCGAACTGGGACACCTGGTCCACCCGCGAGGAACAGGTGACGTACGCACAGGGCGCGAACACCGTCGCCCTCACGTTCACCACCGCCGACAGCGGCAACGTCAACCTCGACAGCCTCACCGCCACCACGGGCACGGGGACCGGCACGGGTACGGGCAACGGCTCGTCCGGCCTGGAGGCCGAGTCGGCGCAGCTCTCGGGCGGTGCGGCGGTCTCCACCGAGCACTCCGGTTACACCGGAACCGGGTTCGTCGGCGGTTTCACCGACGCCAACAAGGGCGCCGCCTCCCTCACCTTCTCCGTCCCCTCCACCCTCGCCGGGAACGGCTCGGTCTCGCTGCGGTACGCCAACGGCACCGGCGCCGCGATGACGCTGAGCCTCTACGTGAACGGGTCGAAGGTCCGGCAGGTGAGCCTCGCCGCCACCGCGAACTGGGACACCTGGTCCACCCACGACGAGCAGGTGACCTACGCCAAGGGCACCAACACCGTCGCCTTCACGTTCACCACCGCCGACAGCGGCAACGTCAACCTCGACAGCCTCACCGCCGCCACCCCGACCGAGACCGGTCCGGTCACCCTCACCCACCAGGCGGAGACCGCGTTCGTCTCCGGCGGAGCGACCACCGCCGCCACCACCAGCGGCTACGAGGGCACCGGCTACCTCACCGGGTTCACCACCGCCGGCGCCCGCGCGGTCCTCGCGGTCAACGCCCCCTCGGCCGCCACCTACCCGCTGGTGCTGCGCTACCGCACCCCGAACGCCACCGCCGCGACCGTCACCCTGCTCGCCAACGGCACCAAGGTCCGCGTCCTCACCCTGCCCGCCACCAACGGTGCCTGGGCGACCGCGAGCACCGACGTGCCGCTGCGCGCCTCGCTCAACCACGTCACCCTGCGGACGGCCTCCGGCGACAACGGCAACCTCCAGCTCGACGGGGTCACCGTCACCGGCTCCACCCCGAACGCGGTGCGCGGCGCGACCCTCCCGTACACGGCGTACGAGGCGGAGGCCGGCACCACCAACGCGTCCACCACCGGCCCCGACCGCACCTACCTCACCGTGGCCTCCGAGGCATCCGGCCGCCGGGCCGTGGTGCTCGACCAGACCGGCGAGTACGTGCAGTTCACGCTGACCCAGCCGGCCGACGCGCTGACCCTGCGCTACTCGGTACCGGACAACGCGGCGGGCACCGGCACCAGCGCCACCCTCAGCGTGTACGCCAACGGCACCCAGGTCCGCGACCTCGGCCTCAGCTCCACGTACAGCTGGGTGTACGGCGCGTACCCGTACACCAACACCCCCTCCCAGGGCTCCGCGCACCACTTCTTCGACGAGACCCGCACCCTCACCGGCCACCTCGCCGCGGGCACCGTGCTGAAGTTCCAGAAGGACGCGGGTGACACCGCCGCCTCCTACACCCTGGACCTCGTCGAGACCGAGGCCGTCCCGGCAGCCCTCACCATGCCGTCCACCGGATTCGTCTCCGCCACCACCCTCGGCGTCACCCCGGACGACTCCACCGACGACACCGCCGCCCTCAACACCGCGCTCACCGCGGCCACGTCGCAGGGCAAGGGGCTCTGGCTGCCCACCGGTACGTACGACATCTCCGGGCACGTCGACCTCACCGGGGCCGACCTCCGGGGCGCGGGCCAGTGGTACACCGTGCTGCGCGGCAAGAACGGCAAGGGCGGGCTCTTCGGGCGCGGCGGCACCAGCAACGTCCAGGACCTGACCATCGCCGGGGACGTCCGCTACCGCGACGACGCCAACTTCGACGCCGCCGTCGAGGGCGACTTCGGCAACGGATCCAGCCTGACGAACCTCTGGATCGAGCACACCAAGGTCGGCCTCTGGATCGACGCGCCCACCACCGGGCTGTACGCCTCCGGGCTCCGCATCCGCGACACCTTCGCCGACGGCGTCAACCTCCACAAGGGGACCGCCGGCAGCGAGGTCTCGCACAGCAGCGTCCGCAACACCGGTGACGACGGGCTGGCCATGTTCTCCGAGGCGCAGGCCGTCAGCAACAGCGCCTTCCGCTTCGACACCGTCCAACTCCCCCTGCTCGCCAACGCCGTCGGCATCTACGGCGGCAACGCCAACCGGGTCGAGGACAACCTCCTCGCCGACACCGTCACCGGCTCATCCGGCATCGCGATCAGCAGCAGGTTCGCTCCCGTGCCGTTCAGCGGCACCACCGTCGTCCTGCGCAACACCCTGACCCGGACCGGCGGTTACGAACCCAACTGGGCGAGCAAGCTCGGCGCCCTGTGGATCTACGCCGACTCCTCCGACATCACCGCACCCATCCTGCTCCAGGACAACACCGTCCTCGACAGCACCTACAGCGGCCTTCTCGTCTCCTGGCAGAAGAACGTCCAGTCCCTCACCGTCACCAACCTGGCCATCACCACGGCGGGTTCGTACGGCATCGAGATCAACTCCGCGGGTTCCGGGACCTTCTCCGGCACCACCGTCACCGGAGCCGCCGCCGGCGGACTCTCCCTGGCGGGCGGCTTCACGGTCAACAGGGGCTCCGGCAACACCGGCTGGTGA